A portion of the Edaphobacter lichenicola genome contains these proteins:
- the tpiA gene encoding triose-phosphate isomerase, translated as MRKPLIAANWKMYKTPKESLAFLSEFLPLVEDHTASEIAIFPTMSSLGYVIEATKGTRVTAGAQTMHWLNEGPYTGQTSPTMLESIGCTRVLLGHSERRIYAHETDDMVNLKLKAALDHDLIPIVCVGETLDKRQSGLTEAVLRWQVACALNGIKGASCGRLVIAYEPVWAIGTGSVATPEQANDAHAIIRREVATHLGEPCASGMRILYGGSVKADNVVSLMSQPEIDGALVGGASLQPKSFFEIIHNATA; from the coding sequence ATGCGCAAGCCATTAATCGCAGCCAACTGGAAGATGTATAAGACCCCCAAAGAGTCCCTCGCATTCCTCAGCGAGTTCCTTCCCCTGGTCGAAGACCACACTGCCAGCGAGATCGCAATCTTCCCGACCATGTCCTCGCTGGGGTACGTGATCGAGGCAACCAAAGGCACCCGCGTCACCGCGGGAGCCCAGACGATGCACTGGTTGAACGAGGGTCCGTACACCGGCCAGACCTCTCCCACCATGCTTGAGAGCATCGGTTGCACCCGCGTTTTGCTGGGCCACTCCGAGCGGCGCATCTACGCCCATGAGACCGACGACATGGTCAATCTCAAGCTCAAGGCCGCGCTCGACCACGACCTCATCCCGATCGTCTGTGTCGGCGAAACCCTGGACAAGCGCCAGTCCGGCCTCACTGAGGCGGTTCTCCGCTGGCAGGTTGCCTGCGCGCTCAATGGGATCAAAGGAGCCTCCTGTGGCCGGTTGGTGATCGCTTACGAGCCGGTGTGGGCCATCGGTACCGGCAGCGTCGCCACCCCGGAACAGGCGAATGACGCCCACGCCATCATTCGCCGCGAAGTCGCAACGCACCTCGGCGAACCCTGCGCCAGCGGCATGCGCATCCTCTATGGCGGCTCGGTCAAAGCCGATAACGTGGTCAGCCTCATGAGTCAACCCGAGATCGACGGCGCGCTCGTAGGCGGCGCCAGCCTCCAGCCCAAGTCATTCTTCGAGATTATTCATAACGCCACCGCATAG
- a CDS encoding DUF4919 domain-containing protein gives MRLRHHKLSCLTFCLLGCAFVSTAFGLDSAKVAQAKYDALKAKVQGGDVNIDWREIRLDAVVADVDGAFDWHEANTAGVAAFNAGDYEGALRKGQEIIQHNIANGDGHFLVMAALKHLGKQEETTKEKLIVDQIVQSIMSSGDGKTVDTAWFTVSTSEEYFVIRILGLKPKSQALVKNGAHSFDRMTVVGEDGKESTLWFNTDTDIELTRRVGES, from the coding sequence ATGAGACTTCGCCACCATAAGTTATCGTGCCTTACGTTTTGTTTGCTTGGCTGTGCCTTCGTCTCTACTGCATTTGGTCTCGACAGTGCCAAGGTCGCTCAAGCGAAATATGATGCTCTGAAGGCTAAAGTACAGGGTGGCGACGTCAACATCGATTGGCGAGAGATACGGCTGGATGCAGTCGTTGCAGATGTCGACGGCGCATTCGATTGGCATGAAGCGAACACAGCTGGCGTAGCCGCATTCAATGCGGGTGACTACGAGGGAGCGCTCCGCAAAGGCCAGGAGATCATTCAGCACAACATCGCAAACGGGGATGGACACTTTCTTGTGATGGCTGCTTTGAAGCATCTTGGAAAACAAGAGGAGACCACGAAAGAAAAGCTAATCGTCGATCAAATCGTACAATCCATAATGAGTTCCGGGGATGGCAAGACTGTTGACACGGCTTGGTTTACGGTAAGTACCTCAGAAGAATATTTCGTCATCCGCATTTTAGGGCTGAAACCGAAGTCTCAGGCGCTGGTCAAGAACGGAGCGCACTCATTTGACAGGATGACGGTAGTGGGAGAAGACGGCAAGGAAAGCACTCTTTGGTTTAACACAGATACAGACATCGAATTGACCCGCAGAGTTGGGGAAAGTTAA
- a CDS encoding class D sortase: MRISAHAEHLLWAAGALSLGYCLVVGIQVRGSQNIAAGIGKPQQAGDLVPQNDAARADGVIGRIEIPALALSAPITSDYDVNSLRLGVGHIPGTAVPGGLGTVGLAGHRDSFFRPLRRVTPKMEIRLVDKSGTYHYVVDSTEIVSPDKVEVLDIVARPELALITCFPFDYVGSAPRRFIVHAHLLSASPDGVSAIH; the protein is encoded by the coding sequence ATGCGGATATCAGCACATGCCGAACATCTGCTTTGGGCGGCCGGGGCTCTCAGCCTCGGCTATTGCCTTGTAGTAGGTATTCAGGTAAGAGGATCGCAGAACATCGCCGCAGGTATTGGCAAACCTCAGCAAGCTGGCGATCTTGTTCCTCAGAACGACGCGGCCCGGGCAGACGGGGTGATTGGAAGGATAGAGATTCCCGCGCTCGCATTGTCGGCTCCGATTACATCGGACTACGACGTGAACAGTCTTCGACTGGGCGTCGGCCATATTCCCGGAACCGCAGTGCCTGGCGGTCTTGGAACGGTCGGATTGGCAGGTCATCGCGATTCGTTTTTCAGGCCTTTGCGTCGTGTAACTCCGAAGATGGAGATACGACTTGTCGATAAAAGTGGCACCTATCATTACGTTGTAGACTCCACTGAAATCGTGAGCCCCGACAAGGTCGAGGTGCTCGATATCGTTGCACGGCCGGAACTTGCACTCATTACCTGCTTTCCCTTTGACTATGTAGGCTCCGCGCCGAGACGTTTTATCGTGCACGCTCATCTTTTGTCAGCTTCCCCGGACGGGGTTTCTGCCATCCATTAA
- a CDS encoding LacI family DNA-binding transcriptional regulator: MMTGIKKNAPDAARPVTLKTLAEYLDLSPATISIVLNDSPVAKSISPATRERVQAAAKKFEYRPNLHARMLRTRITNTIGVIVPELSEGYFTGVMLGVEEYLLQEGFLYFTVSHLGRNDLRDEYQELLMSRRVDGFLLVNTELSLNVPLPVVGVSSHSKAAGVSNMMLDHNFAASKALRHLYDLGHRKIAFMKGQRYSLDSEARWEAIVRIAKELGIAIRPELCIYLEKNLWSPELGYPPMRELLSRTHDFTAMFCFNDTAAIGAIRAIEDAGLNCPRDISVIGFDDIIVAEYFNPRLTTVRQPLHKMGWTAAQLLIKRIQYPDEPFPHEVWFEPELVVRESTASIHNVRQSRSKRDKS; the protein is encoded by the coding sequence ATGATGACAGGTATCAAAAAAAACGCGCCCGACGCAGCCAGACCCGTGACGCTCAAGACCCTTGCCGAGTACCTTGATCTGTCTCCCGCGACAATTTCGATTGTCCTGAATGACTCACCGGTCGCGAAGTCGATCTCTCCAGCGACCAGGGAACGCGTCCAGGCCGCGGCCAAAAAATTTGAGTATCGGCCCAATCTGCACGCCCGTATGCTGCGCACCCGCATCACCAACACGATCGGGGTCATCGTTCCGGAGCTCAGTGAAGGCTACTTCACCGGCGTCATGCTGGGCGTAGAAGAATATCTTCTGCAAGAGGGCTTCCTCTACTTCACTGTCAGCCATCTCGGCCGCAATGACCTCCGAGATGAGTACCAGGAGCTCCTCATGAGCCGCCGCGTCGACGGCTTTCTCCTGGTCAATACCGAACTATCTCTCAATGTCCCACTCCCTGTCGTCGGGGTCTCCTCCCATAGCAAGGCCGCCGGTGTCTCCAACATGATGCTCGATCACAACTTCGCCGCTAGCAAGGCTCTTCGCCACCTATATGACCTCGGACACCGAAAAATTGCATTCATGAAGGGCCAGCGTTACTCTCTCGACTCCGAGGCCCGTTGGGAAGCCATCGTTCGCATCGCGAAGGAGCTTGGCATCGCCATACGACCTGAACTCTGCATCTATCTGGAAAAGAACTTGTGGTCCCCCGAGCTCGGCTATCCACCTATGCGCGAGCTGCTCTCCCGCACTCATGACTTCACCGCCATGTTCTGCTTCAACGACACGGCAGCGATCGGCGCCATCCGCGCCATTGAAGATGCCGGCCTCAACTGCCCCCGCGACATCTCGGTCATTGGGTTCGACGACATCATTGTGGCGGAGTACTTCAATCCTCGCCTCACCACGGTGCGCCAGCCTCTGCACAAGATGGGATGGACCGCGGCGCAGCTGCTCATAAAGCGTATCCAGTACCCGGATGAACCCTTCCCGCACGAGGTCTGGTTTGAACCGGAGTTGGTCGTGAGAGAATCGACGGCAAGCATACACAACGTCCGCCAATCCCGGTCGAAGCGAGACAAATCCTGA
- a CDS encoding GNAT family N-acetyltransferase: MSDEIVLRDYRTSDLDAMFRLDQDCFSVEFRFDSESIRVYAEEQGAVVCVAEKAGAEIIGFVIVHVERVAKEWRGYVVTLDVAEQHRGQGIARRLMEQAEFRAAAAGARWMELHVFTGNESAIRFYEGTGYKRVATRRRFYGEAGLDAFVYRKGLSSL, translated from the coding sequence ATGAGCGATGAAATTGTTCTGCGTGACTATCGGACGTCTGATCTCGATGCGATGTTTCGGTTAGACCAAGACTGTTTTTCCGTTGAGTTTCGTTTTGACAGCGAGTCAATTCGAGTGTACGCAGAGGAGCAAGGTGCTGTCGTTTGCGTTGCCGAAAAGGCGGGTGCGGAGATCATAGGGTTTGTGATTGTTCATGTGGAGCGTGTTGCGAAGGAATGGCGAGGATATGTCGTTACGTTGGATGTCGCAGAGCAGCATCGAGGACAGGGCATCGCTCGAAGACTGATGGAGCAGGCAGAGTTTCGCGCCGCGGCCGCTGGGGCACGATGGATGGAACTGCATGTGTTTACGGGGAATGAGAGTGCGATCCGATTTTATGAAGGAACGGGATATAAACGAGTCGCGACAAGGCGCCGGTTCTACGGCGAGGCCGGACTCGACGCCTTTGTGTATCGAAAGGGATTGTCGAGTTTGTAA
- the murA gene encoding UDP-N-acetylglucosamine 1-carboxyvinyltransferase: MDKFVVRGGNPLLGTIKVSGAKNSALPCMAAAILTEDEVILENIPQVHDIETERKLLTSMGAEVELGYGRAQHRTHIKCAILSDPVAKYEIVKTMRASSLVLGPLIARTGIARVAMPGGCAIGGRPIDLHISGLEAMGATITQDHGYLEARADRLKGAHIVFDKITVTGTEDLLMAATLAEGETLFENCAREPEVTDLAALLIAMGAKIEGAGTATIRVQGVTRLHGARHRINPDRIEAGTFLVAGAITGGDLNVDCCEPKHLGALISKLEQCGVKIDVGADHVRVRSGGELKAADMTTEEYPGFPTDMQAQYMALATQAEGTSSITENIFENRFMHVQELIRMGANITISGRTATIRGKTPLQSAAVMCSDLRASASLVLAALVADGETILDRVYHLDRGYEHFEEKLRGVGAQIRRMGDVFGKK; encoded by the coding sequence ATGGATAAGTTCGTAGTACGCGGCGGCAACCCCCTTCTTGGCACGATTAAAGTCTCCGGAGCTAAAAACTCCGCCCTCCCATGCATGGCCGCCGCCATCCTGACCGAAGACGAAGTCATCCTGGAGAACATCCCTCAAGTTCATGACATTGAGACCGAGCGCAAACTCCTCACCAGCATGGGCGCTGAGGTTGAACTCGGCTACGGCCGCGCCCAGCACCGCACTCATATCAAATGCGCGATCCTCTCCGACCCCGTTGCCAAGTATGAGATCGTCAAAACGATGCGCGCCAGCTCACTCGTCCTTGGCCCGCTCATCGCCCGCACAGGTATTGCCCGCGTCGCCATGCCTGGAGGCTGCGCCATCGGCGGCCGTCCCATCGACCTCCACATCAGCGGCCTCGAAGCGATGGGTGCCACCATTACCCAGGACCACGGCTACCTCGAAGCTCGCGCAGACCGTCTCAAAGGCGCTCACATCGTCTTCGACAAGATTACCGTCACCGGAACCGAAGATCTTCTGATGGCCGCCACCTTGGCCGAAGGCGAGACCCTCTTTGAGAACTGTGCTCGCGAGCCCGAAGTCACCGACCTGGCCGCCCTGCTCATCGCCATGGGAGCCAAGATCGAAGGCGCCGGGACCGCCACGATTCGCGTTCAGGGGGTCACCAGGCTTCACGGCGCGCGGCACCGTATCAACCCAGACCGCATCGAAGCCGGAACCTTCCTCGTTGCAGGAGCAATTACCGGCGGCGATCTCAACGTCGATTGCTGCGAACCGAAGCACCTCGGCGCTCTCATCTCGAAACTCGAACAATGCGGCGTCAAGATCGATGTGGGTGCGGATCACGTCCGCGTCCGCTCCGGCGGTGAACTCAAAGCTGCAGACATGACCACGGAAGAGTATCCCGGCTTCCCCACCGATATGCAGGCCCAGTACATGGCCCTGGCCACTCAAGCCGAAGGCACCAGCTCCATCACGGAGAATATCTTCGAGAATCGTTTCATGCATGTTCAAGAGCTCATCCGGATGGGCGCGAACATCACCATCTCCGGTCGCACCGCGACAATCCGGGGTAAAACGCCGCTTCAATCTGCCGCCGTCATGTGCTCTGATCTGCGCGCTTCCGCCTCCCTGGTCCTTGCGGCGCTCGTCGCAGATGGCGAAACCATTCTCGACCGCGTCTACCATCTTGATCGCGGCTACGAGCACTTCGAGGAGAAGCTTCGCGGCGTCGGAGCTCAGATTCGCCGAATGGGAGATGTCTTCGGTAAAAAGTAA
- the lepB gene encoding signal peptidase I: protein MHSWMRDLVISVVVSAFIIIFLYQPVRVEGTSMLPVLEDQDRLFINKMAYRMGEIHRGDVVVFQYPRDHEKSYIKRVIALPGDDLRIDHGQVYVNGKLIAESYVPKRFADDRSQPEMLVPAHEYFVMGDHRSISSDSRDFGPVERELIYGKAAFVYWPVDQAGVVR from the coding sequence ATGCATTCCTGGATGCGTGACCTGGTGATCTCAGTCGTCGTTTCGGCGTTCATTATCATCTTTTTGTACCAACCGGTGCGAGTGGAGGGGACCAGCATGTTGCCCGTGCTGGAGGATCAGGACCGGCTCTTCATCAACAAGATGGCCTATCGCATGGGAGAGATTCATCGTGGCGACGTGGTGGTGTTTCAGTATCCGCGTGACCATGAAAAGAGCTATATCAAGCGGGTGATCGCTCTCCCGGGCGATGATCTGCGGATCGATCATGGCCAGGTCTATGTGAACGGGAAACTGATTGCCGAGTCGTATGTACCGAAGCGATTTGCGGACGACCGCTCTCAGCCTGAGATGTTGGTTCCGGCGCACGAGTACTTCGTGATGGGCGATCATCGATCAATCTCGAGCGACAGCCGGGACTTTGGGCCCGTTGAGCGGGAACTGATCTACGGTAAGGCGGCCTTTGTGTACTGGCCGGTGGACCAGGCCGGAGTTGTGCGGTAG
- the murQ gene encoding N-acetylmuramic acid 6-phosphate etherase, translating into MATLTMLEQAPTPKNVNRGAADFNDLTTETANAASEGLDTKSALEIARIINHEDAKIAAAVRKALPEIAIVIDTVARSLRDGGRLIYVGAGSSGRIASLDASECPPTYSTAPSQVQYIMAGGPKALASASDVNEDSPEIGQRDIARRRPTRKDIVIGVSASGRTPYVVGAVEYARARGAKTAAITCNLHTPLADVADTTVITEVGPEVISGSTRMKSASAQKMVLNMITTGAMTRLGYVYDNLMVNVHMKNAKLVERGIRVLMKVCDIDRDTAIRTIKSAGKSIPIAVVMLKANVDKMEAVRRLTKSDGNVRLAIDDSRLEL; encoded by the coding sequence ATGGCAACCCTTACCATGCTCGAGCAGGCCCCGACACCCAAGAACGTCAACCGTGGTGCAGCAGACTTCAACGATCTCACCACGGAGACCGCCAACGCCGCCTCAGAGGGACTCGACACCAAGTCAGCCCTCGAGATAGCCCGGATCATCAACCACGAGGACGCGAAGATAGCTGCAGCAGTAAGAAAAGCGCTGCCAGAGATCGCTATCGTCATCGATACAGTCGCTCGTTCCCTCCGCGATGGAGGCCGGCTTATCTATGTCGGTGCAGGCTCGAGCGGCCGCATCGCCTCCCTCGACGCCTCAGAGTGCCCACCAACGTACTCCACTGCTCCCTCGCAAGTCCAGTACATAATGGCCGGCGGCCCTAAAGCCCTCGCCTCCGCCTCGGACGTCAATGAAGACTCCCCTGAGATCGGCCAGCGCGACATCGCCCGCCGCCGTCCAACGCGAAAAGACATCGTCATTGGAGTATCGGCCAGCGGTCGTACACCGTACGTCGTTGGAGCGGTCGAGTATGCCCGCGCACGGGGAGCAAAGACAGCTGCCATCACCTGCAATCTGCATACTCCGTTAGCCGATGTTGCGGACACCACCGTGATCACAGAGGTCGGTCCCGAGGTCATCTCCGGTTCCACACGCATGAAGTCTGCTTCTGCTCAGAAGATGGTCCTCAACATGATCACCACTGGTGCCATGACCCGTCTCGGCTACGTCTACGACAATCTCATGGTCAACGTGCACATGAAGAATGCGAAGCTCGTCGAGCGCGGCATCCGCGTCTTGATGAAGGTCTGCGACATCGACCGCGATACTGCGATTCGCACCATCAAGTCCGCAGGTAAATCAATACCGATCGCAGTGGTCATGCTGAAAGCCAATGTCGACAAGATGGAAGCTGTGCGCCGCCTTACAAAATCCGACGGCAACGTTCGCCTCGCCATCGACGACTCGCGCCTGGAGCTCTAG
- a CDS encoding MFS transporter has product MQQPHPGVTAPNEDSIAIFRMLGPVFFYFFVAGIATVMLGPLLPALIQHWQIQDSQAGTLFTADFLGQLCGAWIAARNLRGSLLYGSALSALGCVTLSSLSFGNAHIALFCIGVGLGTGLTAGNIIAGTTVPSARARLLAILNVAWGLGAIACPLLLRITGAGGIGRFFFIVAILFVISSLFSTAIQSSRASSDGADTTSQPTSNWQLKQRMPLPLLPLMTFAAAMFLYVGVENSLGGWLPTYAVRTHPSLQASSVAIYFWVAELVGRLLVAVLMLLLGEPALYRLCLGLLIVIETLLCVLVHISAGGILALTILGGFTLAPVFPLLVSFMLARTGNHKRLGPLFASASVGGAVLPWITGVCSTQFHNLRAGLVVPATGAVLLLILSGVITAKPITSPQADVLVADPKS; this is encoded by the coding sequence TTGCAACAACCTCATCCAGGAGTAACGGCCCCCAACGAAGACAGTATCGCAATATTTCGCATGCTCGGGCCCGTCTTCTTCTACTTTTTCGTGGCCGGCATTGCAACCGTGATGCTGGGTCCACTGTTGCCAGCACTTATTCAGCACTGGCAGATCCAGGACTCTCAGGCAGGAACTCTCTTTACCGCCGATTTTTTAGGCCAGCTCTGCGGAGCTTGGATCGCCGCACGCAACCTTCGAGGGAGTCTCCTCTATGGCTCGGCGCTCTCCGCGTTGGGCTGTGTAACCTTATCGTCGCTGAGCTTTGGCAACGCCCACATTGCCCTCTTCTGCATCGGTGTCGGTCTTGGCACTGGTCTTACCGCTGGCAACATCATCGCAGGAACAACCGTACCTTCCGCACGAGCACGCCTCCTCGCCATATTAAATGTCGCCTGGGGTCTTGGTGCGATCGCATGCCCCCTGCTGCTCCGCATTACCGGCGCGGGCGGAATAGGCCGCTTCTTCTTTATCGTCGCCATACTCTTTGTCATCTCTTCCCTCTTCTCAACCGCCATCCAAAGTTCGAGGGCTTCCAGCGACGGCGCGGACACGACCTCGCAACCAACCTCAAATTGGCAGCTTAAGCAGCGAATGCCTCTGCCCCTATTACCTCTGATGACCTTCGCTGCCGCCATGTTCCTCTACGTCGGCGTCGAAAACTCGCTTGGAGGATGGCTTCCTACCTACGCGGTCCGGACCCACCCATCTCTGCAGGCGTCGTCTGTCGCCATCTATTTCTGGGTGGCGGAATTAGTCGGTCGTCTTCTTGTAGCCGTTCTTATGCTTCTCCTGGGAGAGCCGGCTCTCTATCGACTCTGTCTCGGTTTACTTATTGTCATCGAAACTCTGCTCTGCGTTTTGGTGCACATCTCCGCAGGCGGGATTCTCGCACTCACAATCCTCGGCGGCTTTACCTTAGCTCCTGTCTTTCCTCTCCTGGTCTCGTTTATGCTCGCCCGCACCGGCAACCACAAACGACTGGGTCCTCTCTTTGCCAGCGCCTCGGTCGGCGGGGCTGTACTCCCTTGGATCACAGGCGTCTGCTCTACCCAATTCCACAACCTCCGCGCAGGACTCGTTGTTCCTGCCACCGGCGCTGTTCTACTCCTTATTCTCTCCGGCGTCATCACCGCCAAACCGATCACATCCCCGCAGGCAGATGTGCTGGTCGCTGATCCTAAGAGTTAG
- a CDS encoding TonB-dependent receptor: protein MNTWKFSKGLLGVAASVSMTVGVGLAQSTATLSGTVTDPSGAVLPGAHVKVHSTATGLDREVVTDGAGLYAVPSLQPGEYQVQVSASGFSLYTVQKVNLDVDQTAAINAQLQVTSSGDVVQVDSGATQIETQTMTVGQVIDKTTVQEIPLNGRHFLDLTVLTPGGVVAPTAGSLTGASRGLGANAFITAGNREDSTNFQVNGVNLNDMSQNQITFQPSINTTSEFKIDNSTFSAEYGRSSGSIVNISTRSGTSAFHGEVFDYFRNEALDARNYFNRAAPFVTGTASDKAPLKRNNFGAAFGGPIWKNHTFFFASYEALRQHQGVLQNSTVFSPTERAAITTGGAPAANSLLALVPGANSITTNSQGVQQFNFVQFTPGPVNIDQGTMDILHEISDKDQIHGFYAYQRDVRVEPTGLQGITIPGFGDHREGKRQILTLNETHIFNPNLVNEARLGFNRIAISFDPATPLNPTDFHIGDGISTAIGIPLITIDDLGLIFGGPMLEPQGRTDTLGLFSDTATYLKGRHSIKFGGEFRRSLAASFQGDTGVLTYDTTAHFEQDLATTFTITPKTIASRIYVNAAGLFVQDNFKLTPTLTLEYGLRFEWNGTPTEGANRFVNFDPTTVSLIQHGVNGVGGVYPQNYNYEPRVGFAWDVFATGKTVLRGGYGYLVDEPVSNVVTNLAQNPPFVSKVSYQNAAAPISVENLFSSALAAGVSINAVNPNLKNAYMQTYNLNVQQEWVGGIVTSIGYYGSVGRHLRTETNENQPNAAGVRPFPVLSANSPIDPGIASNSNIAEIDDSGYSSYNALWVVATKNAGHGLQFNMNYTWSKSLDTNSLGSEDALTGPGGAFQDSTNPAGNYGLSDFDTRHHYAGNAIYNLPFKGNRFVEGYSLSTIVQYQTGNPVNITYNTSTFTGIAGVIRPNLVGPIVTKKVQTGITNVDFIQSTVCPASGITPTCSFQNVTAGLGDIQRNAVTGPGFADVDLSGEKNTKITERVTFKLRADAFDILNHPNFGQPTGNTASATFGQISSTRFATSDGGSSRQLQLSGKFVF, encoded by the coding sequence ATGAATACATGGAAGTTCTCTAAGGGTCTGTTAGGTGTTGCTGCTTCGGTCTCGATGACCGTTGGCGTGGGCCTGGCACAATCGACTGCTACCTTGTCTGGAACCGTCACCGACCCTAGTGGTGCGGTGCTGCCAGGCGCGCATGTCAAGGTTCATTCCACTGCGACCGGGCTTGATCGTGAGGTGGTGACCGATGGAGCGGGTCTCTATGCCGTTCCTTCGTTGCAGCCAGGCGAGTATCAGGTGCAGGTCTCGGCCAGCGGATTCAGTCTCTACACCGTTCAGAAGGTCAATCTCGATGTTGACCAGACGGCGGCGATCAACGCTCAGCTGCAAGTCACTTCGTCTGGTGACGTCGTTCAGGTGGACAGCGGCGCGACGCAGATCGAGACACAGACGATGACGGTCGGGCAGGTTATCGACAAGACGACAGTACAGGAGATTCCGTTGAATGGTCGTCACTTCCTCGACCTGACGGTGCTGACGCCCGGGGGTGTGGTTGCACCTACGGCTGGCAGCTTGACAGGTGCCAGCCGTGGGCTGGGCGCAAACGCCTTCATTACGGCTGGAAATCGCGAAGACTCTACGAACTTCCAGGTCAATGGCGTGAATCTGAACGATATGAGTCAGAATCAGATCACGTTCCAGCCTTCCATCAATACAACATCTGAGTTCAAGATCGACAACTCGACCTTTAGCGCAGAGTATGGCAGAAGCTCAGGCTCGATCGTGAATATCAGCACCCGTTCCGGAACGAGTGCCTTTCACGGCGAAGTCTTCGATTACTTTCGCAATGAGGCGCTGGATGCGCGGAACTACTTCAATCGCGCCGCCCCGTTTGTTACCGGCACGGCCTCCGATAAAGCTCCTTTGAAGCGCAATAACTTCGGCGCGGCTTTCGGCGGCCCGATCTGGAAGAACCATACGTTCTTCTTCGCCAGCTATGAGGCGTTGCGGCAGCATCAGGGTGTGCTGCAGAACAGCACTGTTTTTTCTCCAACTGAACGCGCGGCTATCACGACGGGTGGAGCTCCTGCTGCGAACTCGTTGCTGGCGTTAGTTCCTGGTGCGAACAGCATCACGACGAACAGCCAGGGAGTTCAGCAGTTCAACTTCGTGCAGTTCACTCCGGGCCCGGTGAATATCGATCAGGGTACGATGGATATCCTTCATGAAATTAGCGACAAGGATCAGATCCATGGGTTTTATGCGTATCAGCGGGACGTCCGGGTCGAACCAACGGGTCTGCAGGGCATCACGATTCCGGGCTTTGGCGATCATCGTGAGGGGAAACGGCAGATCCTTACGCTCAATGAGACCCATATCTTCAACCCAAACCTGGTAAATGAGGCACGGCTCGGCTTCAATCGGATCGCAATCTCGTTCGATCCTGCGACGCCGCTCAATCCGACGGACTTTCATATCGGCGACGGTATCAGCACTGCCATTGGCATTCCACTCATCACGATCGACGATCTTGGGCTCATCTTCGGCGGCCCGATGCTGGAGCCTCAGGGTAGGACCGATACCCTCGGCCTGTTCTCTGACACCGCGACTTATCTGAAGGGAAGACACAGCATCAAGTTTGGAGGAGAGTTCCGGCGGTCCCTCGCAGCGAGCTTCCAGGGGGATACCGGTGTGCTTACGTATGACACCACGGCACACTTCGAGCAGGATCTAGCCACCACCTTCACGATCACGCCCAAGACGATTGCTAGTCGTATCTACGTCAACGCGGCTGGCCTCTTTGTGCAGGACAACTTCAAGCTCACTCCAACCCTGACCCTTGAATACGGCCTGCGCTTTGAATGGAACGGAACGCCGACCGAGGGAGCGAATCGTTTCGTCAACTTCGACCCAACTACCGTCTCGCTGATTCAACATGGAGTCAACGGTGTGGGAGGCGTCTACCCGCAGAACTACAACTACGAGCCCCGCGTTGGCTTCGCATGGGATGTCTTCGCTACCGGCAAGACAGTTTTGCGAGGGGGGTACGGGTATTTGGTGGACGAACCGGTCTCCAACGTAGTTACCAACTTGGCGCAGAACCCTCCTTTCGTCTCGAAGGTCTCTTACCAGAATGCTGCGGCGCCGATCTCTGTCGAAAACCTGTTTTCCTCGGCTTTAGCGGCTGGCGTCTCAATCAACGCGGTCAACCCCAACCTCAAGAACGCCTATATGCAGACGTACAACCTGAACGTTCAGCAGGAGTGGGTCGGGGGGATTGTTACCTCGATTGGCTACTACGGCTCGGTTGGAAGACATCTTCGTACTGAGACCAACGAGAACCAGCCGAATGCAGCGGGAGTTCGTCCTTTCCCTGTTCTGTCCGCCAACAGCCCAATCGATCCGGGCATCGCGTCCAACTCCAACATCGCTGAGATCGACGACTCTGGCTACTCAAGCTACAACGCACTGTGGGTCGTGGCGACGAAGAATGCCGGTCACGGCTTGCAGTTCAACATGAACTACACCTGGTCCAAGTCACTCGATACCAATTCACTCGGGTCGGAGGACGCCCTCACAGGTCCAGGCGGTGCCTTTCAAGACAGCACGAATCCGGCTGGCAACTATGGTCTGTCTGACTTCGACACGCGCCATCACTATGCCGGCAATGCGATCTACAACCTGCCCTTCAAGGGGAACCGGTTTGTAGAAGGCTACAGCCTGTCGACGATCGTTCAGTACCAGACTGGCAATCCGGTCAACATCACCTACAACACGTCGACCTTCACGGGAATTGCCGGTGTCATTCGGCCAAATCTTGTTGGTCCGATCGTGACCAAGAAGGTTCAGACCGGAATCACGAACGTTGACTTCATTCAATCGACCGTCTGCCCCGCGTCCGGGATTACACCAACGTGCAGCTTTCAAAACGTGACGGCGGGACTTGGCGACATTCAGCGCAACGCCGTTACCGGACCGGGCTTTGCGGATGTCGATCTTTCGGGAGAGAAGAATACGAAGATAACGGAGCGAGTTACTTTCAAACTTCGCGCCGATGCCTTCGATATACTCAACCACCCGAACTTTGGCCAGCCAACGGGAAACACAGCGTCGGCGACCTTTGGCCAGATCTCTTCAACCCGCTTTGCGACCAGCGATGGCGGATCTTCACGGCAACTTCAACTTAGCGGCAAGTTCGTCTTCTAA